One Lepus europaeus isolate LE1 chromosome X, mLepTim1.pri, whole genome shotgun sequence genomic window carries:
- the BEX4 gene encoding protein BEX4, with amino-acid sequence MESKEEQAVKNLSVETADQENEGEEQTPAQNEDEALHLGGSEGQKPEGSVRRGRVRRLVPNFRWAIPNRNIDHSEVGDDVERFVGQMMEIKRKTREQQIKHYIRFQTPEPDNHYDFCLIP; translated from the coding sequence ATGGAGTCCAAAGAGGAACAAGCAGTGAAAAACCTCAGCGTGGAAACCGCCGACCAGGAAAACGAAGGAGAGGAGCAGACCCCTGCGCAGAATGAAGATGAAGCCCTCCATTTGGGAGGGAGTGAAGGCCAGAAGCCTGAAGGAAGTGTCAGGCGAGGGCGAGTTAGGCGACTTGTCCCTAACTTTCGATGGGCCATACCTAATAGGAATATTGATCACAGTGAGGTGGGAGATGATGTAGAAAGGTTTGTTGGTCAGATGATGGAAATCAAGAGAAAGACAAGGGAACAGCAGATAAAGCATTACATACGCTTCCAAACTCCTGAACCTGACAATCATTATGACTTTTGCCTCATACCATGA